A section of the Paenibacillus odorifer genome encodes:
- a CDS encoding IS110 family transposase encodes MYVGVDLHKQHHTAVIIDCWSKKLGELKFDNKPSAFPLLLKELKKYVKKGLSVVYGLEDVGGYGRGLAVYLKDNRCWVKEVNAKLANARRKSHVTVQKSDSWDAECVAKVLRDELERLPDAQPVDLFWAISQLVTQRKWLANSLTETVKKMHQQISYSYPSYKKFFSEVEGKTALAFWETYPSPYTLKDMSEEALAAFLRKHSNNGLSHKKANQILTLIDADGETYRDFQDSRDSVVVSQVESARFFQEQLVSLEVKIEHLMQQLGFQLESMTGINVVTAAQLVAEIGDIHRFSSSDKLARFAGIAPVIVGSGNKFRNCKSKQGNRVLHEIIKSLAIRQIGVTRTKREPKNAYFHAYYERKIAEGKTKQQAIVCLMRKLVNIIYVMMKKKSAYVMPNTPVQQAG; translated from the coding sequence ATCTATGTAGGAGTTGACCTGCATAAACAGCATCATACAGCCGTCATTATTGACTGCTGGAGTAAAAAGCTAGGGGAACTAAAATTCGATAACAAGCCGTCTGCCTTTCCTTTGCTGCTCAAGGAATTGAAGAAGTACGTCAAGAAGGGCTTGTCCGTTGTCTATGGACTGGAAGATGTCGGAGGTTACGGTAGAGGTCTTGCCGTCTATCTGAAGGACAATCGTTGCTGGGTGAAGGAAGTGAACGCAAAGCTCGCTAACGCCAGACGAAAGAGCCATGTGACCGTTCAGAAGTCGGATAGCTGGGATGCGGAATGCGTTGCCAAGGTGCTCAGAGACGAGTTGGAGCGCCTGCCAGATGCTCAGCCCGTTGACCTGTTCTGGGCGATAAGCCAGCTTGTGACGCAGCGGAAATGGTTGGCTAACAGTTTAACGGAAACGGTAAAAAAGATGCACCAGCAGATCAGCTATTCCTATCCCAGTTACAAAAAATTCTTCTCTGAAGTAGAGGGGAAAACGGCGCTTGCCTTCTGGGAGACCTACCCTTCACCTTATACCTTGAAGGACATGTCAGAGGAAGCCCTTGCTGCCTTCTTGCGAAAGCACAGCAACAATGGATTGTCTCATAAGAAGGCAAATCAAATTCTTACTCTGATCGACGCAGATGGAGAAACGTATCGGGATTTTCAGGATTCAAGAGATTCAGTAGTGGTGAGTCAAGTGGAATCCGCTCGATTTTTTCAAGAACAATTGGTCAGTCTCGAGGTTAAGATTGAGCATTTAATGCAGCAGCTTGGCTTTCAGCTTGAATCCATGACAGGGATCAATGTGGTGACAGCAGCGCAGCTTGTGGCAGAGATTGGCGATATTCACCGATTCTCTTCCTCCGACAAACTTGCCCGATTCGCTGGCATTGCACCAGTCATCGTAGGTTCAGGTAATAAGTTTCGAAATTGTAAGAGTAAGCAAGGTAATCGGGTATTGCATGAGATTATTAAGAGCCTTGCGATTCGTCAGATTGGTGTCACCCGTACCAAGAGAGAACCAAAGAATGCCTATTTTCATGCTTATTATGAGCGAAAGATAGCAGAGGGGAAGACGAAACAACAAGCAATTGTGTGCTTAATGAGGAAGCTGGTAAACATCATCTACGTCATGATGAAGAAAAAGTCAGCCTACGTGATGCCGAATACACCAGTACAGCAGGCAGGATGA